From the genome of Halobacteriovorax marinus SJ:
AGGTCTCCTAGTGAGAGGAGAGAAAGACTTTATAAATCGGGTTGGATGCTACGACCTTATGAGATGTAATGACGGAAGTTGTAGAGGTGAAGATGTCTCAAGAATTACAAGTATTCCACTTGATAAGTATCTTGACTAGAGATAGAACTCCACGCCTTCAGACCATTTAAAACTATCCACATTTTCTGTAGTCACCTGATGTTTATCTAAATCAAAGACAAGATCTAATTCTTGAATCTTCTCTACCCTGGCTCCCCAAGAATTTAATTTTTCAAGGTTAAGTAAGTCATTTAAGAGTGAATCAATTTCTTCTTCATTTCCGCTAACTGTACATGTAACCATCTGCTTATTTTCATGACTATTCGAGGCCCCTGCACACAATTTTCTTCGATGGCAAGATCTAATAAATGTCTGTCTAAACATTATTCCCTGAACCTTTCCAAAAACGTTAAAACTTTTCTCCATCATCAAAATCCTCCCTTTGCAAATAGTAGCAAAATGTATAAATTTGATAAATGAAATTAACAGATATCCCTCTCCATTCTAGCTGGAAATCATTGCTAAAAGATGAATTTTCTAAAGATTATTTTAAAGATTTAGAAGAGTTCTTAGTGAATGAATTTGAGAACCAAACCATCTATCCTCCTAGAGAAATGATTTTTCATGCCCTTAATCAAACGCCGCTGGAAAAAGTAAGAGTCGTCCTCATTGGTCAAGACCCCTATCACGGAGAAGGACAAGCTCACGGACTAAGTTTCTCTGTTGAGAAAGGAATAAAGATTCCACCTTCTCTTCGTAATATTTATAAAGAACTAAATGATGATTTAGGAGTTGAGATACCAGAGCATGGAGATCTCAGCAAGTGGGCACAAGAAGGCGTTCTACTTTTAAATGACGTACTTACTGTACAAGCAAAGAGTGCTGGCTCTCACCAGAAAAAAGGTTGGGAGAAGTTTACAGATAGAATTATAGAGCTCATTGATCAAGAGTGTGAGAATGTTGTCTTCTTTCTCTGGGGAAGTAGCGCTCAGAAGAAAGCAAGAAAAGTGGATACTAAGAAGCACCTTATCCTAAAGTCTGTTCACCCCTCTCCACTCTCTTCATATAGAGGTTTTTTTGGAAGTAAGCCATTTTCAAAAACGAATCACTATTTAAAAGAGAAAAGAGTACAAGAGATTGATTGGAATTTAAAATGATACAAACAGATAAATTAACTAAGAGTTTTAAAAGTTATAAGAAGAAGCCTGGATTCAAAGGTTCAATTGAATCACTCTATAAGAGAGACTATACCATTAAGCATGCTGTAGAGGGATTTGACCTCGATATACCGGATGGACAGATTGTTGGTCTCCTAGGTCCTAATGGAGCAGGTAAAACAACATTAATGAAAATGTTCACAGGAATCATTGTGCCCTCTGGCGGAGAGATTAATGTTCTGGGGCATAACCCTAGCGAGAGAGAAAAAGATTTCAGAAAGAAAATCGCTCTTGTCATGGGACAAAAGTCACAGCTTTGGTGGGATATTCCAGCAATGGATTCATTCTTATTATTACAAAAATATTATGAGATCGATGAAGAAGAGTTCAAAGAAAAAATTGAACATATGAGTACCATTTTAGAAGTGAAAGATCTTCTCCATATTCACGTTAGAAAGCTCTCTCTTGGAGAGAGAATGAAGATGGAATTAATGGCCTCTCTCCTTCACTCTCCAGAAGTTATTTTTCTAGATGAGCCAACTATTGGTCTAGACTTAGTCGCTCAAGAGAGTATTCGAAAATTTATTAAAGACTATCACCAGAAAAACCAATGTACTATTATCCTTACCTCCCACTACATGGCCGATGTCCAAGAGCTTTGCTCTAGAATTGTTCTCATTCTCAAAGGAAAAAAGGCCTATGACGGAGCGATTGGAGAATTTGAAAAGATTCTTGGTCACGAAAAGAGAGTCTCTTTTATTTTCAAGTCTAAGGTAGATAGAGAAGATCAGCTCTTTACGAAATTCAAACCAGAATGGTCACAAGGTGATTTAAAAGTTGAATTGCTCATTCCAGAAGAAGAGTTAAGAGAAGTTAGTGCAGAGATCATTACTAAATTTGATGTAAGTGATTTTAATACAGAGATCCTTCCAATTGAGAAGGTCATGAAAACGCTTATGTCTAACCCAGAGATTCTCAGTGTTAAGTAATTTTCCAAATATACAGAAATGGATTCAGACCATAAGAATTTCATGGTCTACTCTTACTGCCTATAGAGTTAATTTCTTTTTGCAAGTTATAGGGCCCTCGCTTGTCTTCTTCTTTATAAAGTACAACCTTTGGTCATCCATATATAGAGGCGCTGAAGACCTTATTATTCAAGGCTATTCCTTTACTCAGATGATTAATTATCATGCTTGGAGTTTAGTCGTCTCTCTAATTGCAGGAGGCTATGCCTCTCACAACTTAGCAGAAGATATTAGAATGGGTAGAATTTCTACTTATCTTATATACCCTTTTAACTTCTGGGAGTTTCATACAGCTTCCTTTATTTCATTTCAATTCATGCAGACTTTCATATCGGCGATAACGATTCTTTCCATATTCCTCTTAGGTATATTTGAATCCCTCACTCTTGCCTCTCTCCTAAGTGGTTACCTCTTTTGCTTCTTAGTAAGTCTAATGTGGTTTAGCCTTCAGTATATGACAGGGATACTCTCCTTCTGGCTAGAGGAGACTTGGATATTGCGTGTCCTGCTACAAATAATGTCTGCGTTCTTATCGGGGGCCATCCTTCCACTAGAGCTCTATCCAAATTGGATTACGAAAATACTCGTTTACACTCCCTTTCCTTATCTTAGTTACTATCCAATTAAGATTTTCCAAGGCGAGCATTCTCTACTTTCCAGCGCTCCACTTATCATAGTCGCTTGGACAATAGTCTTTGCTCTAGTGAATAAGTTTATATGGAATAGAGGCATGAAACTTTATACTGCGGCGGGGATGTAATGGAAAATTTAAAACATCACTTAAGTGTTTATCGAAAATTTGTAAGCACTAGCTTTTCCCAGTCCATGAGCTTTAGACTGAACTTCTTTCTATTGATCATTATGGATATATTTTTTTATTTCTCAAGCCTAATGACCGTTAACTTTATCTTTGATCACGTTCAAACAATTGGTCCATGGAATAAAGATCAACTCATGTTCTTCATCTCTTTCATGCTTTGTATTGATCACTTACACATGACACTCATAAGTGAGAGTTTCTGGGTTCTCTCTAGAGATATAAAGTCTGGCAATATGGACTTCACAATACTAAAACCAATCAACTCAATCTTCACTTGTTTCTTTAGACATATTCGTACCTCTAGTATTTGTAATACGATTGTC
Proteins encoded in this window:
- a CDS encoding acylphosphatase encodes the protein MMEKSFNVFGKVQGIMFRQTFIRSCHRRKLCAGASNSHENKQMVTCTVSGNEEEIDSLLNDLLNLEKLNSWGARVEKIQELDLVFDLDKHQVTTENVDSFKWSEGVEFYL
- the ung gene encoding uracil-DNA glycosylase, encoding MKLTDIPLHSSWKSLLKDEFSKDYFKDLEEFLVNEFENQTIYPPREMIFHALNQTPLEKVRVVLIGQDPYHGEGQAHGLSFSVEKGIKIPPSLRNIYKELNDDLGVEIPEHGDLSKWAQEGVLLLNDVLTVQAKSAGSHQKKGWEKFTDRIIELIDQECENVVFFLWGSSAQKKARKVDTKKHLILKSVHPSPLSSYRGFFGSKPFSKTNHYLKEKRVQEIDWNLK
- a CDS encoding ABC transporter ATP-binding protein → MIQTDKLTKSFKSYKKKPGFKGSIESLYKRDYTIKHAVEGFDLDIPDGQIVGLLGPNGAGKTTLMKMFTGIIVPSGGEINVLGHNPSEREKDFRKKIALVMGQKSQLWWDIPAMDSFLLLQKYYEIDEEEFKEKIEHMSTILEVKDLLHIHVRKLSLGERMKMELMASLLHSPEVIFLDEPTIGLDLVAQESIRKFIKDYHQKNQCTIILTSHYMADVQELCSRIVLILKGKKAYDGAIGEFEKILGHEKRVSFIFKSKVDREDQLFTKFKPEWSQGDLKVELLIPEEELREVSAEIITKFDVSDFNTEILPIEKVMKTLMSNPEILSVK
- a CDS encoding ABC transporter permease, which produces MLSNFPNIQKWIQTIRISWSTLTAYRVNFFLQVIGPSLVFFFIKYNLWSSIYRGAEDLIIQGYSFTQMINYHAWSLVVSLIAGGYASHNLAEDIRMGRISTYLIYPFNFWEFHTASFISFQFMQTFISAITILSIFLLGIFESLTLASLLSGYLFCFLVSLMWFSLQYMTGILSFWLEETWILRVLLQIMSAFLSGAILPLELYPNWITKILVYTPFPYLSYYPIKIFQGEHSLLSSAPLIIVAWTIVFALVNKFIWNRGMKLYTAAGM